A single Gambusia affinis linkage group LG22, SWU_Gaff_1.0, whole genome shotgun sequence DNA region contains:
- the si:ch211-63o20.7 gene encoding serine/threonine-protein kinase pdik1l-B-like produces the protein MEELYTLDREVGRGSYGVVFEGHMAKTGHKVAIKRLPCSNPECIELYLQELWAMRATAKNHVNVIALHSCLLQTGSRSLKPLKPGKLPLRLVETVLKGSVVNPQKGRRSKSLSNTPRRTNSASRLRDKTNTVLGRTKSEEGRKSTGSDSLTPQRPPSRAMKRSAQRELEEEQEEEVEQAGSLRCLALWLVMEYCDGGDLNQYLLSRPPDADRNHSVVLQLCSAVAFLHALGITHRDLKPDNVLVCVTPKGPVIKVADFGLSKMSGAVANGERCRQHFSSTCGSDFYMAPEVWGGLSYTAQADIFSLGVMFWAVLERITFVEEGTTQEQLGAYVSKGRWLMPLGEALWENADLQLCIPMKSKRAPPPPGPAMCALLLDMLALNPDARPSAAQLEARVRSALRDDGP, from the exons ATGGAGGAGTTGTACACCTTGGACAGGGAGGTGGGCAGGGGCAGCTATGGCGTTGTGTTTGAGGGCCACATGGCCAAAACGGGACACAAGGTGGCTATTAAACGGCTGCCCTGCAGCAACCCAGAATGCATTGAGCTCTACCTGCAGGAGCTGTGGGCCATGAGAGCCACCGCCAAGAACCACGTCAACGTTATCGCTCTGCACAGCTGCCTCCTTCAGACCGGATCCAGGAGCCTGAAGCCCCTCAAACCTGGAAAACTCCCCCTGCGGCTTGTGGAGACCGTGCTCAAGGGGAGTGTGGTGAACCCGCAGAAAGGTCGAAGAAGCAAGAGCTTGTCGAACACCCCAAGGAGGACGAACTCTGCTTCCAGACTTCGAGACAAGACTAACACGGTGCTAGGTAGAACCAAATCTGAGGAGGGGAGGAAATCGACTGGTTCTGATTCCTTGACCCCGCAGCGACCTCCAAGCCGAGCCATGAAGAGGTCAGCCCAGAGGGAgttggaggaggagcaggaggaggaagtggagcagGCTGGATCTCTGCGCTGCCTGGCCCTGTGGCTGGTCATGGAGTACTGTGATGGAGGAGACCTGAACCAGTACCTGCTCTCTAGACCCCCGGACGCTGACCGCAACCACAGCGtggtgctgcagctctgcagcgcCGTGGCCTTCCTCCACGCCTTGGGCATCACCCACCGAGACCTGAAGCCGGACAACGTCCTGGTCTGCGTGACGCCCAAAGGCCCCGTTATCAAG GTGGCGGATTTTGGCCTGAGCAAGATGAGCGGCGCCGTGGCGAACGGCGAGCGGTGCCGGCAGCACTTCTCGTCCACGTGCGGCTCCGACTTCTACATGGCACCCGAGGTGTGGGGCGGGCTGAGCTACACGGCCCAGGCGGACATCTTCTCCCTGGGTGTGATGTTCTGGGCCGTCCTGGAGAGGATCACCTTCGTGGAGGAGGGAACGACGCAGGAGCAGCTGG GTGCCTACGTGTCTAAGGGCCGGTGGCTGATGCCCCTGGGTGAGGCTCTGTGGGAGAACGCCGACCTCCAGCTGTGCATCCCTATGAAGTCTAAGAGGGCGCCGCCGCCACCCGGCCCAGCCATGTGTGCCCTGCTTTTGGACATGCTGGCCTTGAACCCGGACGCTCGGCCCTCGGCGGCCCAGCTGGAGGCCAGGGTGCGCTCCGCTTTGAGAGACGACGGACCCTAG